The DNA sequence GCATCGAAGAATACCTGTGGGGTTTCGACATCGGGTTGGCCGATATTCAGGTGATAGACATGCTTGCCGGCGGCTTTGGCGGCTTCGGAGTAAGGGACCAACTTCCGGATCGGGGAAGCAGGAATCTCAAGCGCGCGTTGGGATAATGCTGGCATAACGGGGACTGATGTTTTATGTGTGAATACCTTGAAACGTTCTAACTATTGAATCAAGCAAAAATCGCGTCTGACTGAGCTTGATACATCCGACAAATATACATGCTTTTGCCGGGTTTTAGACACTGCCGCAAGCCATATGCCTGTATTTTCGAGGATTGTGTTAGTGGGAAAATATGGTCCTTGATTGGACTACATTTCTCTACCAAAAACCACCCGGGGTAGATTGCAATCGTTTGACTGGCTGATGATTGCCTATATGACTGTCCAGAATTTCTGGCAAATCAGACGGTTGCACTGGTCCGTACAAGGTGAGATCATGTAGGACGCGAACTGTCACGCCGTGTTCACAGTTTCTCATACAGGCACCGGGTTGGGCTTTGACCTGATCTTGCCAGCCTCTCAGATTGATTTCTCGCTGGCAGGTTTCCAGTAGTTCGGCAGCTCCGAGATGGCCACAGCCGGGCGCCCCCTTCACTTTGGGTTTGACGCTATGGCAGATATGCAAGGTGGTCGAAATGGGTTCCATATCGGCAAATTAGGAATTCAAATCTACCCTCCATTTGGAAATATGCCGAAAAGGACGGAACATTACCCAGTTATTGGTACACCCAACCTTCAGCTCAAACAGCGGAACACTTTATTATCCATCTTGTCACTCTCGACATGAAGAAATACCTGTCTCTGGTCAAATTCTCCCATACGATCTTCGCACTTCCTTTTGCGTTGCTGGGACTCTTTCTCGCCTTCCACTACATGGATATCCGTGGGCTTGAATTGGACAAACCTTGGTGGCAATCTCTGATCCTGGTGCTGATCTGCATGGTGACTGCCCGAAATGCCGCGATGGGATTCAATCGATACATTGACCGAGACATCGACGCACAAAATGAGCGGACCAAAACCCGAGAAATTCCCGCGGGCGTAATCTCACCCAATAAGGCTCGACTGTTTGTGATCGTGAATGTCCTGCTGTTTATCGGCGCGACTTGGTTCATCAATCGGCTTTGCTTCTTCCTTTCTCCGGTAGCCTTGGCTGTGATTTTGGGATACTCTGTCACCAAACGATTCACAGCGCTTTGCCACTTGATTTTGGGACTTGGATTGGCACTGGCGCCTGTGGGTGCTTTCATTGCGGTAACAGGTGCCTTCGAATGGCCCCCTGTCATTTTGGGGATTGCGGTATTGACGTGGGTGAGCGGATTCGATATCATCTATGCCTTGCAGGATGACCAATTCGACAAAAGCCTCAAACTTCACAGTATTCCTGTTGCCTTGGGCCGTGAGCGTTCACTGATGGTTTCCAATCTCCTGCACGTCGTTTCAGGCAGTATGATCGTCCTGTTTGGGTATCTGATTGAAGGCGGCTGGTTGTTTGGTTTGGGGGCATTGGTCTTTTTGGGGCTGCTGCTGTATCAACACCTGATTGTTTCTTCCAAAGACCTGTCCAGAGTGAATCTCGCCTTTTTCACCACCAATGGAATTGCATCGGTGATCTTTGGTGCCTGCTCGATTGCAGAATTATTGATGGGAATTTAGGTAAATGGCAGGGCCAATTGGTCTGTCGTTTTCTCTGGATTCTTCAGCGTGAAAAAGAACGTGGTTCCTTGATTCGGCTTGGAGGTGAGCCAAATCTTACCTCCATGCTGTTCCACAATCAATTGGCATAAACTGAGTCCAATGCCGCTTCCTTGATAATTGGAGGCTTGTTCGGCACGACCAAATAGCTTGAAGATTCTTTCCTGCTCTCTCAGGGCTATGCCGATCCCATTGTCTTGAACTTCGAATTTCCAGCCGTTTTCTTGGGCAAATCCTCGTACCACCACCTCGTGGTTCCGTCCGGGATGCTGAAATTTCAGGGCATTGGTCAGCAGATTTTGGAATAGCTGCTTGAGCCGAGTACTGTTGCCATAAATATGGGTCGGCATGCATCCCAGCTGTAGCGAGGTCCCTTCGAATTGTACCGACAAATCCTGTCTGATCTCCTCGATCATTTGGGTAGGATTGATCCGATCGATCGTCACTTCTTCCCCCTTTTTCAGCACGTAATAGGCAAGCAGATCACGTGTGAATTTCTCCATCCGTTTGGTGGATTCGATGATCTGATCGAGCACATCTTTGCTACCCGTCGCCAGTTCATCCGGCATCTGCCGTTGCAGCAATTGGGAGAAATTGGCGATGTTCTTGAGGGGCTCTCGAAGGTCGTGGGTGACTGTATAGGCAAATTGCTCAAGCTCTTCGTAGGCATCTCGATAGGCATTGAGCTTTTCGAGTAACACCTGTGATTCGGGGCTTGGCACATTGGGCCTTAATTGGGATTCAGGGCCCAAGGTCAAGACCGATAGCCTGAGGTGAGGGGATCTATGCTTGCGATAGATTTCCACATTCTGGAATTGTCCTGCTTCCAATACAGGATGAATGAACATGGTCCGATGGGGTTGGTTTTCCATGACACGGCATCCATGTCGGATCA is a window from the Pontibacter sp. G13 genome containing:
- a CDS encoding (2Fe-2S) ferredoxin domain-containing protein, yielding MEPISTTLHICHSVKPKVKGAPGCGHLGAAELLETCQREINLRGWQDQVKAQPGACMRNCEHGVTVRVLHDLTLYGPVQPSDLPEILDSHIGNHQPVKRLQSTPGGFW
- a CDS encoding UbiA-like polyprenyltransferase translates to MKKYLSLVKFSHTIFALPFALLGLFLAFHYMDIRGLELDKPWWQSLILVLICMVTARNAAMGFNRYIDRDIDAQNERTKTREIPAGVISPNKARLFVIVNVLLFIGATWFINRLCFFLSPVALAVILGYSVTKRFTALCHLILGLGLALAPVGAFIAVTGAFEWPPVILGIAVLTWVSGFDIIYALQDDQFDKSLKLHSIPVALGRERSLMVSNLLHVVSGSMIVLFGYLIEGGWLFGLGALVFLGLLLYQHLIVSSKDLSRVNLAFFTTNGIASVIFGACSIAELLMGI
- a CDS encoding ATP-binding protein; its protein translation is MQNRIPQNFSVTIDTYGRVTHRDPQLAERFHPGEDVCTPLPELMQMVIRHGCRVMENQPHRTMFIHPVLEAGQFQNVEIYRKHRSPHLRLSVLTLGPESQLRPNVPSPESQVLLEKLNAYRDAYEELEQFAYTVTHDLREPLKNIANFSQLLQRQMPDELATGSKDVLDQIIESTKRMEKFTRDLLAYYVLKKGEEVTIDRINPTQMIEEIRQDLSVQFEGTSLQLGCMPTHIYGNSTRLKQLFQNLLTNALKFQHPGRNHEVVVRGFAQENGWKFEVQDNGIGIALREQERIFKLFGRAEQASNYQGSGIGLSLCQLIVEQHGGKIWLTSKPNQGTTFFFTLKNPEKTTDQLALPFT